One part of the Mariniblastus fucicola genome encodes these proteins:
- the guaB gene encoding IMP dehydrogenase, with protein MQDKIRYQAITFDDVLIEPRYSEIVPADVNVSTRLTKRIGINIPFLSSPMDTVTESAMAIGLAKVGGIGIIHKNMPAEMQAEEVYKVKRSANGIIEDPVTLPPNATVGHAKEIMAQHNVSGVPIVLADGTLTGILTRRDLRFLETTEIAVSEVMTAEPLVTATGTVTLEEAEKILTAKKVEKLLLIDEERKLKGLITIKDIDMMRRFPNACKDSHGRLRAGAAVGVHDLERVAALIEKDVDVLVVDSAHGHSKNVMETVREIKLKFDIDVIAGNVATADGCKALIDAGVDAVKVGIGPGSICTTRVVSGIGVPQISAVHEAAKVADEHNIPVIADGGIRYSGDITKAIAAGASCVMIGGLFAGLAESPGDMILYHGRSFKVYRGMGSIGAMAKGSSERYRQSASGTGKFVPEGVEGRVPFKGALSDFVYQLVGGLRAGMGYCGTKTIEELRTDARFIQVSPASVRESHPHDIAITQEAPNYSTDGAGGDYA; from the coding sequence ATGCAAGACAAAATTCGCTACCAGGCCATTACTTTCGACGATGTGCTCATCGAGCCCCGTTACAGCGAAATCGTCCCCGCCGACGTCAACGTTTCGACGCGTCTGACGAAGCGAATTGGAATCAACATTCCGTTTCTATCCAGTCCCATGGATACCGTCACCGAATCCGCGATGGCTATCGGATTGGCGAAAGTTGGCGGCATCGGCATCATTCACAAGAATATGCCCGCCGAAATGCAGGCCGAAGAAGTCTATAAGGTCAAACGGTCGGCCAACGGCATCATCGAAGACCCCGTCACGCTGCCTCCCAACGCGACCGTTGGCCACGCCAAAGAGATCATGGCGCAGCACAATGTTTCCGGTGTGCCGATCGTGCTAGCGGATGGCACGCTGACAGGCATCCTGACGCGCCGCGATCTTCGCTTTCTCGAAACCACGGAAATTGCCGTGTCTGAGGTCATGACCGCCGAACCATTGGTGACAGCTACGGGGACTGTGACGCTTGAGGAAGCTGAGAAAATTTTAACGGCAAAAAAGGTGGAGAAGCTTCTTCTGATTGACGAAGAAAGGAAACTGAAGGGCCTTATAACGATTAAGGACATCGACATGATGCGTCGGTTCCCCAACGCCTGCAAGGATTCCCATGGAAGACTGCGGGCCGGAGCTGCCGTTGGTGTGCACGATCTCGAAAGAGTCGCCGCGCTGATTGAAAAAGATGTTGATGTGCTGGTCGTTGATAGTGCTCATGGTCACTCGAAAAACGTCATGGAGACGGTTCGAGAGATCAAGCTGAAGTTTGATATCGATGTGATTGCAGGCAACGTGGCTACGGCCGATGGTTGCAAAGCATTGATCGATGCGGGCGTTGACGCGGTCAAGGTCGGCATCGGTCCCGGTTCAATTTGTACGACACGAGTCGTCAGTGGAATCGGCGTGCCTCAGATTTCAGCGGTTCACGAGGCAGCCAAAGTGGCTGACGAACACAACATTCCTGTCATTGCCGACGGGGGAATTCGTTACTCGGGTGACATCACCAAAGCGATCGCCGCTGGAGCCAGCTGCGTGATGATTGGTGGACTGTTTGCCGGACTGGCGGAGAGCCCTGGCGACATGATCCTGTACCACGGTCGAAGCTTTAAAGTTTACCGCGGGATGGGTTCGATCGGTGCGATGGCCAAGGGATCGAGTGAACGCTACCGACAATCAGCTTCCGGAACTGGAAAATTCGTTCCCGAAGGTGTGGAAGGTCGCGTACCGTTCAAGGGGGCGTTGAGCGATTTTGTTTACCAGTTAGTTGGTGGACTCCGAGCCGGAATGGGTTATTGCGGCACGAAGACCATCGAGGAGCTGCGCACGGATGCCAGGTTTATCCAGGTCTCCCCAGCGAGCGTTAGAGAAAGCCACCCTCATGACATTGCGATCACACAGGAAGCTCCCAACTACAGCACCGATGGTGCGGGCGGGGATTACGCGTAA